A part of Candidatus Bathyarchaeota archaeon genomic DNA contains:
- a CDS encoding small multi-drug export protein — MGIELFIFILLSVTLECGMGILYGVAVGYDPWLVFPMAIAINFLSIFVAVFVVDRLLAWKQGFKTWLERRLARGQRIIDKYGCLGIVMGIVVLSPMQLAIVGRLLGIRPQKLYPALFLAIMVVATVFLAAALGIFKVLLA; from the coding sequence ATGGGCATAGAGTTATTCATCTTCATTTTGCTCTCCGTTACGCTGGAATGCGGCATGGGCATCCTCTACGGCGTCGCCGTGGGCTATGACCCCTGGCTGGTGTTTCCGATGGCTATCGCCATAAACTTCCTAAGCATATTCGTCGCGGTGTTTGTGGTGGATAGGCTGCTTGCTTGGAAACAGGGCTTTAAGACGTGGCTTGAACGAAGGCTCGCCAGAGGCCAAAGAATCATCGACAAATACGGCTGCCTCGGCATCGTGATGGGGATTGTGGTGCTTTCTCCGATGCAACTGGCGATTGTAGGCAGGCTGCTGGGAATAAGACCCCAAAAACTCTATCCTGCGTTGTTCCTCGCCATAATGGTGGTTGCCACCGTGTTTCTCGCCGCTGCCCTAGGCATCTTTAAGGTTCTGCTGGCATAA